In Cydia amplana chromosome 2, ilCydAmpl1.1, whole genome shotgun sequence, the following proteins share a genomic window:
- the LOC134656312 gene encoding NADH dehydrogenase [ubiquinone] 1 beta subcomplex subunit 11, mitochondrial-like → MHRFWNRTNYRSVTACKPREPPCPPPEAKKQISQNWVSYGFDYENCQDDYNYHHASYFFTITLCIIFGGFAWVYAPDVCLRDWAQREAFLELRRREAGGMPAIDPNYVPSGQIKLPSEQQICDMDIEIVI, encoded by the coding sequence ATGCATCGTTTTTGGAATCGTACGAACTACCGTTCAGTAACAGCTTGCAAACCTCGCGAGCCTCCATGCCCGCCTCCTGAAGCAAAGAAGCAAATCAGTCAAAACTGGGTAAGCTACGGTTTCGACTACGAGAACTGCCAGGACGATTACAATTATCACCACGCATCTTACTTCTTTACTATTACCTTGTGCATAATCTTTGGTGGGTTTGCTTGGGTGTACGCTCCGGACGTATGTCTGAGGGACTGGGCGCAGAGAGAAGCTTTTCTTGAACTCCGGCGCCGTGAGGCAGGCGGTATGCCCGCCATAGACCCTAACTATGTCCCCAGCGGTCAAATCAAGCTTCCTAGTGAACAACAAATATGCGATATGGATATTGAAATCGTAATATAA